In the genome of Candidatus Pristimantibacillus lignocellulolyticus, the window GCTATGATCGTAGTCTATTTGCTAAGATAATGCATTCGAAGCTATTTTACATAAAAAATGTTGTTAAAAGTATTGTATATCCTTTCGAAGCAACTTATTGTCATAAGGAAGTAACTCAAGTAGCTACAAAAAGTTTTAGGAGGTTAACGATGAAACATTTGAAAATAGATTACACAATGAATAATGGTCACCAAATGACTATCGAACGAACTGTGCCATTCACTTCTCGCGATATGAATTCTTTAGAGATAAATATGCTAAGTGCCAATGCAGTTCATACTTTTCTCCCATTTGATTGGAATGAAATTGATAATGAAATTGTGTTTGTATATCAAATTCAACATTTTAAGTTGCTAACTCATTTTTACCAACCAAATAGTATTAAGATGATTGATTATTATAGTTTGTTGCTTTCTTTACTTGATGCTCTCGTCACCTGTTACGACTATATGTTACGGCCTCAATGTTGTCTTCTTGAGGAAAAACTAATTTACTTTGATCCTACAAATAATAGTATTCGATTAGTATATCTACCAGTACAAGAGCAATATCATAAAGAAGATCATCAATTATTATTGTTAGCCGTTAGATGGTCACAACTGGTGGACAGTTTGCATCATGAAGGGTATCAACAAATATTACAACTCATAGGTAGTCAACATTTTCCAATTATTCCGTTGCGTCAACTATTATTAGATCTTATTCACCAATTATCATCCAATCCACAAGAAGAACAACAACGCCCATACACAGAGAAAGTAAAGCCTGACTCAGTCTTGTATTATGTTCAAAATGAGTCTGAACCATCCTCTGCACAAGCAGCTATTGGATTTGTAAGGTCTGAACTTGATGAAGATCAGGATTATGATGATTGGGAAGATGAAGCGGAGCGAAAACCACTAGGCTGGAAGCATTACGTAATGATCTTGCTTATTGTTGCAATTGTTGGGTTGTCTTGGAAAAAGCTTTATTTCGAAGAAACTACGACAACAAATTTACTATTTAGTGCAGGAATCACGCTTATTATGTTGACTGGAATTATTATTATTCTTAAACAACATTGGAAAGTATTGAACTATAAAAAGAGTAGTAACCAACAAGACCATATTGCTTTTGATACTAATGCTAATCCCAAGCCATCCATTCAATCCTCTCAATCATCCTCAGTAGAACAACAAGTTAAGTCAAACTTAGACATAAATCCATCTAATAATATTGGACAAGCAAGAGTTGCACCACCACAGGCAACCGTTAAGCTTGACTTACAGCAGTCAACGACATTTATAGGGTCTAAAGGTAGTAATGGCAACCCCTCATTACTTAGGAAGCTATATGATGATGAGCAGCGAATTATTGTTAATGATAATCGATTTCTAATTGGGCGTGCTGAAGAAGGGGTTCATTATCAAGATGCGGCAGCAGGTGTATCTCGCGTTCACCTTGAAGTTGAAGTAGATAATGGAACGATACATATTAAAGATGTAGGATCACGCAACGGAAGTTATTTGAATGGGCAATTGATGATTGCTTACAAGGCCTATCCATTATATGAAGGGGATATTATTCAGTTAGTTAATCATGAAGGGCCAAAATATCAACTTGCAGTGTAGTCGCGTGGTTTAGTCCATGTCATGTTAGCATTATAAAGGGAAGAACTTAAAAGGAGCATTAACAATCATTATATTGATTGTTAATGCTCCTTTAGTAAGTTACGACTATTCTAATTTAATGCTTTTCAACCAATTCTGTGTAACTCCCAATTCCTTAGATGTCTTTTCAACATATTCGAAGGTAACAGGCTTATCACTTGGGAATTCATCAATAATGTATTGAAGATCCTCATCAACTTGAAGAGAGATATAAGTATTATCCATCTCAATTTCGATTGTATGGTTATCTGCAGCACCGATATATATGCCTTTAGCGCTAATAACATCACTTTCGGTAATTTTATCAGGAGCAGTTTGTCCATTATTTGATCCGGAGTTATTATCATTTGGCTTTTCGGTATCATTATCTCCGTTAGAATTACCTTCGCCAGAGATAGAACCAGGATCTAATTCTCCTGTTCCTTCAGGTAGGTTTGTTGATGGAACAGAACCTACATCTGTTTGTTCCTCTTGTGTGTTATTCTGTGGAAGCGTATTGTTATTTTGATCGCTGCAAGCAGTAAGCATAATAGCTAATAGAATAGCACTAGTCGTCGTGGCTGTTTTCTTTGCTTTGTTTTTCCATTTCATAATCTGAAGCCACCTCCTAAATGGTTATACGCAATAATACTGCAATAAGTTGCACTTTTTATTTGTTGAACAAATGGTTATATGGCGAATAATCGATATTTTTCTTATTCAGAAATGCCATTAAACTATTATAATCCCGCTTAGGGGTTGCCTTTATGTAGCCTTCAATACAGTGTCCACGAGTAACTGTTTTTTCACCACTTTCTATTGCTACTTGCCCGATACTTGCTGCAATAGAATGAGAAGCTATATCACGGAAAGGTGTAGGTACTGGTGAAACAAGCTCTGCGAGAAATTGTTTGGAATCGTCTGTCCACATCGGACGACTGCGATCGACCCAATAGTTTTGCCAATCAAGCTTAGATTTTCCATCAGCCTTAGGCATGATTTTAAGGAATTTGCGGAACATAAAGTAGCCACCTACTGTCATAGCGGCGAGCATAACCACTGCCCAGAAAACAATGAAATACATAAACCAATCATTCATCTGTAAATTCACCTCAAATTAATATAAAAGCTCAAATGATTTACTTGTCTGTACCAAGAAGTTGCCATGAAGCTAGGAAAGCGAGTTTAGAACATTTGAGTTCTCACCATGAATTATAGCTTATAATGAAAAGGTTTTCGAGCAGTATTATCGCAACTTTTCTTACTATTTTAATAATAATGCGGAAATATAGCTCATATGTAAGGCACATTACGGTTTTTCCCTTGCGAAATCGGCTATAATTGAACTACAATAAACTGTGATTAATCTCGAGAAGGAGAGTTAAAAATTATGTTGAAAATAGGTTCCCATGTTTCATTCTCAGATAAGGGATTATTAACTGCCACAAAAGAAGCAATCTCATATGATTCAAGCACATTTATGATATATACGGGGGCACCGCAAAATACGCGTCGCAAACCGATTGAATCTTTATACATTGAAGAGGGCAAAGAGTTAATGAACAAGGTAGGCATTAACGAAATTGTTGTACATGCCCCGTATATCGTTAATTTAGGCTCATACAAAGAAGACACGTTTGAATTAGGTGTTAACTTCTTGCAAGAAGAAATTCGCCGTACGAACTATATTGGTGTGCAGAACATCGTATTGCATCCAGGTGCTTATACAGATAAAGATGCTGCATTTGGTATTAACCGTATTGCAGAAGGTTTGAATCAAGTTTTATCAGGAACTTCAGAAACTAATGTCAACATCGCACTTGAGACGATGGCTGGCAAAGGTACGGAAATTGGACGTACCTTTGAAGAAATCGCTGCAATCATTGATAAAGTAGAGTTAAACAATCGTTTAACAGTATGTCTAGATACTTGCCATATCCACGATGCAGGCTATGACATTGTTAATGATCTAGATGGCGTATTACAGCAGTTTGACAAAATCGTTGGTCTTGATCGCATTGCCGTTGTTCATATTAATGATAGCAAAAATAATATTGGAGCACATAAAGATAGACACGCTACGCTAGGCTCAGGTTATGTTGGATTCCAAACCATTC includes:
- a CDS encoding FHA domain-containing protein yields the protein MKHLKIDYTMNNGHQMTIERTVPFTSRDMNSLEINMLSANAVHTFLPFDWNEIDNEIVFVYQIQHFKLLTHFYQPNSIKMIDYYSLLLSLLDALVTCYDYMLRPQCCLLEEKLIYFDPTNNSIRLVYLPVQEQYHKEDHQLLLLAVRWSQLVDSLHHEGYQQILQLIGSQHFPIIPLRQLLLDLIHQLSSNPQEEQQRPYTEKVKPDSVLYYVQNESEPSSAQAAIGFVRSELDEDQDYDDWEDEAERKPLGWKHYVMILLIVAIVGLSWKKLYFEETTTTNLLFSAGITLIMLTGIIIILKQHWKVLNYKKSSNQQDHIAFDTNANPKPSIQSSQSSSVEQQVKSNLDINPSNNIGQARVAPPQATVKLDLQQSTTFIGSKGSNGNPSLLRKLYDDEQRIIVNDNRFLIGRAEEGVHYQDAAAGVSRVHLEVEVDNGTIHIKDVGSRNGSYLNGQLMIAYKAYPLYEGDIIQLVNHEGPKYQLAV
- a CDS encoding deoxyribonuclease IV, which codes for MLKIGSHVSFSDKGLLTATKEAISYDSSTFMIYTGAPQNTRRKPIESLYIEEGKELMNKVGINEIVVHAPYIVNLGSYKEDTFELGVNFLQEEIRRTNYIGVQNIVLHPGAYTDKDAAFGINRIAEGLNQVLSGTSETNVNIALETMAGKGTEIGRTFEEIAAIIDKVELNNRLTVCLDTCHIHDAGYDIVNDLDGVLQQFDKIVGLDRIAVVHINDSKNNIGAHKDRHATLGSGYVGFQTIHNIVHHEALAGRPFILETPWIGKDAKKTSPMYEVEIALLRGNVKERFGASFVEDVEKISHFFAQQDINPKQLVEQTWELLKSDAKAKKADPREPQERLYDLVMEGNVLSADLSEAEVNQRLTAVLSGQDLV
- a CDS encoding DUF2621 domain-containing protein produces the protein MNDWFMYFIVFWAVVMLAAMTVGGYFMFRKFLKIMPKADGKSKLDWQNYWVDRSRPMWTDDSKQFLAELVSPVPTPFRDIASHSIAASIGQVAIESGEKTVTRGHCIEGYIKATPKRDYNSLMAFLNKKNIDYSPYNHLFNK